CTTACTATTTGGATGGAACATTCGAGAAACAAATCGAACAGTTGGGGGCTTATTTGGATACTCCTCTGTGAACTGAAGTGTCAGCTTAAACGTACCTggaaagaacatttttttatatataaaaaattatatatataaacagcTGATACAAACTGGCAGTATGTCGTatatctaataataataaataaataaaaataaaaaactactcataaaaaaagggggaaaatgaaaagctttttttccttttttgataggtaaaggaAAACGAAAAGCTACATGCTGAACTAACCAAAAATTCCATGTACTGAGAACTATAAACTATTATAAAACACTTTTGCATTGGAAATTAATCAGAAATGCAATGCATGCTATTATTTATGGGCAGAATATCCCAGACATATTAACATTATCCAAAATAAGAAGTTCCTAACTTTGATGTATATTCACATATATAATCATCTGTTGATGCTTGATGcacaaaattaatcaaatcagTTTCACCTATTCCTTTCATTGGCTTAATGAGTAGTAACAACACACTGAAGTTCTAAACCAGCCAACTTATATTTGCAACCTGTTGATTCCACCTAAAGGAAACAATGGCTATGAATAACTTACATATAGAGAATGACACAAAAGAATAACATTGACAGCCAGTCTAAGACATTTCTGATATCATGCAACAGTCTTACGATCTTGTTACCAAGGGAAGACATACCCGATTTAAGAAGTGCAGAAAATGGGTGGGATGGAATGCAAGGATTGAAACCCAGGACACCTTTTAGTTTAATGCCGCACAACCAAGTATACATATTCATTCTGATGGAAGTCTATGCAATACATATTTAGAACAAGGTCTATCCAATATAAATCCATAATAGtagcattttaaaaaataaatagaaggtTCAATCAATGATAACAAGCTGACAATTTAATGATATCACACAGCACCATATGTATGGCTTAAGTGTGAATAACAGATATTATTTTCACCCATTCATCCATCTGATTGATATCCCgtcaaaataaatgttaaaattcAAGAATTGACTGACCTCCATCCCAAGGGGTGTCATCGGGACTGCAGTGAAAACCAAGAATTGAATAAGTTAAACTTAAATAAGTCTCTCTATGCATAAATACAGATATAAAACTCTAATGAAACACAGAGATTAGAGCTAAAATGATAGAGCATATCATTCCCAACGTACCCAAATATAACTGCATTCCACAGCATTATATTGTTGTCATGGGGTGCCCCACTGATACCAGCAGGAGGATCTTGCTGAAGCCTCTTGAAATCCCTCATCAGCCTCTTCCTTGCTGGGGTCGACATCCTCACCGCCTAAAAAATTTCCAGCCAAAATCAATCAGATTCGATTGGTCCTTCTCCAgctaataacaaataaaaatccaCAAACAAGAAACTAAATTTCATTCATTAGGCAGCGTCTCATGCCAACTTTAACCCAACACCCTCCCGCTCCAAAACAACCTAATTTGTGACCTAACCTCAAATCCAATCGAAcgccaaaaattcacaaaaaaaaaaaatacgaaGAAACAAACAACAATCCccccaacaaaagaaaacaaaaacacacacccaaaaaaaaaaaaaaaaggaagaagaaaccCTAGACTGCATCAAATAATTATGTTAGCACCCCGTTTGGAGCGAGACAAAACGTAGGAAAGCAAAACATTTCAGAATCAAAAGTTTTTCATTATCCACGGTCAAAAGGGAACGAACCCCTCGCCCAACCGTGCTTTGGCTTCGACGAGGCGGTTTCCCACCTTTAGAAAAcctaaataaaaacaacaaccagaaataaaataagataaatacaATACGATTCAAGACTCCCTTTGTTCCACGGTTCTCTCGGGAGGCAGAACAAAACGCACTGATCAGGGCGGGCGCCAGAAAAGCCTAAATcgaattaagaaagaaaaaagaaaagtaaaaagaaatcaTTGCCTGTGAAAAAGGAGCGGCAAGAGTCTTGTGATGCTCGCAGGAAGAAGAACTAGGGTTTGTTCTTCTCCAggaagtgagagagagagatggtgtTGGGGAAGAAATAGTGAGGTTAGGCGTGTAGGAATATAACGTTTGAAGTCACAAGTTTGCGTCAACCATACGCTGTCACCCCCAATTGGGCCAATCACCAATCCGGCCCAGCtgtccttttgttttcttgtggGCCGGCGTCCAAAATTTGCAGCCttttatactttttctttttctttttctttttcccttttttttatgcCATATTTAGAATTGATTGTTTTTTGGGATTCTATATTTTAGAGATTATATtttaaagactttttttttattagtataagagtagtttaaaaataatttaatttaatttactcaaaatcaattttaggCTTAGGTGTTGTTTGGTAGTCATTTTAAaccttttttgtatttaaaaagtTGTATTAATTTTGTGTAAtcacaaataattttataataaaatttataaatcgcTTTCAAGTGATGACTTCACATTATCATACAAATatcaatgtttaaaaaaatgcataataTGACGTAGATTTaacattaaataaacataaatatcttCATCTTAATCTTCAAAATGCAATGAATCGTGTTCACAAATACAAagtcatatttaataattttattaaaaaatctttaaatattatatttaatgttcAAATAAGAATACTTCAACTCGTATAAGGTGggcaaaaattcatttatttatatttaacttatatcAAACCCAATTTGAGATCGGGCGAGGAATTCTCATCCCACGCCAAGATCATGACCAActctaaaaacatttcaaacatttaataattttattagaacatatttaaatattatgtctAACATTCAAATGCTAGGTCTTTGGGTGAGGTGGGGGGCAAGGGTTAATTTGTTAATGTTTAACCAATATCGAACCCAATTTGAGGTTGGATGAGGAATTCTCATCCCATGCCAGAATGCTGACCAAccctaaaaatatttcaaggtTATAATGGGAATTCTAATTCCATGCAAAGCTCGTGACGAAGTTGATTTTCATGCATCATCAAATAAATAGCCTATTGTCAAATAAATAGCTTATAATGGAAtctattaataaataaatcacgatttcaaaatcataaaatattattaaaagttaAATATGTCTCAACGTTACAAATCATAAAATGACGAAGGAGCCCCCAAAATGATCatgtgattttcaaattttggatttATGAAACCCGAAGAAGTCCATAGcccaaattttaagaaatgccTAATCATCAAGCCCAAGTCCAAGACCACAGCCCAAAGGCAAGATTGGACCTTCTTCTCCGGCCCAAGCTTTTACTCGAGGAGTGTTCAAAGGACGAAGGCAAACGCGCCccacattctctctctctcctcctccCTTCTCTTCTTAGATCTCCAGACATGCCATGCCTCTTAAACCCTAAATCTCCACCTGGTTATGTGTAGCTCCTAAAACCCCAAATGGGTTATTTGAATGGAGCTTCAAAGACCCTTAAATCACCCAAATATTTATCTCTCTTATGTCGGCATCGCTCTTCCGCATTCAGCCCATTCTCTCCTGTTACTGGATGCAACCCAGTAAAAGGTCTACTGGGTTGGCACCATTTCGGTTGGAGCCATACCTTCTGCTCTCGTTCTCTCCAGAACAGCAGAGACAGCAGTGTAGATTTAAGCCAATACCCGCCTGAAAGGATTCGCAACTTTTCGATTATCGCGCATGTCGATCATGGGAAGTCGACGCTGGCTGATCGCCTTTTGGAGCTCACTGGGACTATCAAGAGAGGGCATGGTCAGCCCCAGTATCTTGATAAATTGCAGGTATAAAGTTCCGTTGCATTTTGATTTTTGACTGTTTGTACTCACGAAAACTGAACATGTTACGGTTTTTGTATTACCTTGAGCAATAATCTTGATAAGCTTGTTTCATGTAATGGGGAGTGGGAGATTGAGTTGGTTGTATATGATTGGGTTGTTTTGAAATATGGGTCTTGCAGACTCCCGTTCATTTTTTAGATTGTGTACTATAAACTCAAACCGTTGCCAGCTAAAGGGGGAAAAAACCCAGAAGGATGGTAGGATCTTTTAACAAGAAAAATCTTAAAGATTATAGCTAAGTTTACACTATTGGAAAATGGATTGTATTGTCCTAGTTGTTTGGGAGACCAAGTTAAAGTTTACTTTCTCGAGGTTATTGTACTGGGGTGAAGAATTTTTGAAGGAATTATGGACCAGCTTAAGGTTCCATGTCAGGTCTTAAAGGTTTCCATCCCTTAATTGAAACTCTGCATCTCATATGTAGTACTGTGTTGTTTAAGATTCCATCAGCTTAATGAAGTTGTGAAGTTGACCATATTGTGAGCTTCTGATCCTGTTGAGAATTTTAGTTTCATACAAAGGGCAAAATGTGCTATGGTACCTTTTTTTGGCTATGGTCTTTTGCTTCGAGGAGACTGAACTCCTTGTTTCTTTGGAGATATTGCAACATGCTTatagatgaaaattttattgaggttttaCAGGGTTGGTGGAGAGTCTACCAAGTTAATTGCTTGTCTAAGTTCATATAAGCAATCGACATGGAAACTTTAAAAAGAATGGGGGGGATATTTCCACTTTTTCATAATCAATTGTATAAATGGGAGCCTTACAATTATCAGAGTATGGATTCAACATCCTTTGCTTGTAATTTGGATTATTGGAATTTCTAAAGAGAACTTTCACTGCTAGTTTTTGtcacttcaaaaataaaaaataaaaagaaattttaatttcctttcaatCTTTTATGCTCTCTTTATCCCTTTCTTATTCAATGAAATCTGTGTTGTCTtaggtagagagagaaagaggaataACCGTTAAAGCTCAGACAGCAACTATGTTCCACAGGCACAACTTTGATGGATCTGATGTTACCATTGCACAAGAATCCCCTAGTTTTTTACTCAATCTTATTGATACACCTGGTCATGTGGATTTCAGCTATGAAGTATCAAGATCCCTTGCAGCTTGCCAGGGTGTCCTTTTAGTTGTTGATGCTGCCCAAGGTGTTCAGGCACAAACTGTTGCTAACTTTTATCTAGCTTTTGAATCCAATCTGACAATAATCCCtgtcataaataaaattgacCAGCCAACAGCTGATCCAGATCATGTTAAAGCACAGTTAAAATCCATGTTTGATCTCGACCCAAGTGATGCTCTTTTAACATCTGCCAAGACAGGTCAAGGTCTTGAGCAGGTCCTCCCGGCAGTCATAGAGCGGATACCTCCACCTCCCGGGAAGAGTTGTTCACCTTTGCGTATGCTCTTGTTGGATTCATATTATGATGAATACAAAGGAGTTATCTGCCATGTGGCAGTTGTTGATGGTGCATTGCGCAAGGGGGATAAGATTTCATCTTCAGCAACTGGACATACTTATGAGGTTTTCGATGTTGGGATCATGCACCCTGAACTCAAATCTACTGGAGTTCTTTTAACTGGTCAAGTGGGATATGTTGTGAGTGGCATGCGTTCAACCAAAGAGGCACGTGTTGGAGATACTTTACATCATAACAAAAGCATCGTAGAGCCTCTTCCAGGTATTTTCATCACCTTCTTTACCCACTATTGATAACTTTAGTTGTTCCTTAACAATACAAATGAAAGCAATGGGAAATCCTTGAAAACCACTTGGGGTGCATTTGGTTCACAGGTCTTTATCTTACTTCTTAAGGGTAAGATTATTATGTTTGAGGAGCAAATatctttggattttttttttccttgggcACAAGACCCCAGAAATCAGGAATATATCTTACCCACTTATGGCTTACAATTcttttattctcatttctaaggaatgaaatttatatataaaaaagaaaagaaaagaaaagaaaagtggaCAACccatttttatttccttatttataaatggatttaatttttacaaaatttatttgaagggTTATTATGCAAATTTTTAGTAACTATCAAGCAACTCCTAAGATAACAAATACTCAAATGAGAATAAAACTTAAtaggaatttcaaattcccaaaCCAAAGATTAGAATGGAAATCTCATATTGTTACAGTTTGGGTATCCATTTCTGGATATATGATTTCCATTCCTGAGTTTAGATGGAAATTGGGCAGGCACACACGTAGTTTAAAGTGTTGTTAGTTTCTTCTTGTTATACTCTGGGtgaattgataattattttctgGAAAAACATACAATGGATGTGAAATGAAATCTTCATTGACGGATTACATTATTGATTCTATTCATACATATTACAAAATccttaaatattttactttatgagaataaaattagaaaaaaaaaaaaagaagaagacttGATAGCAAAAATGTGCATCTTGCATGCAAGGCCTATAAAGGACTGGGTGGGTGGTGTTCTCATGAAGGGAGGAAAGGATATTAGGTGGGGTTGTGAAAAGTCAAAAGGAGAGGGTGGCTTGAGTTTCAGGCCAGGACCAAACTTGAAGTAGGGGATGGTAGGAGGATTAGGTTGTGGCATACTTATGTAATTTGGTGGGTCGCTTCTTTAGCGCCTCTTTGCAATACAATCATAtacttattgataaaaaaaaaaaggttgtggcatacttatataaaaaaaaaagggttgtggcatacttatataaaaaaaaaaggattagcTTTTAGCATGATTTGTGTGGCAATCCTTTTCTTGCGAGGATGGCATGGAGGCTTTTTGGAGAAAAAGTGCAGAAAAGCTTGGATGCTAGCCCTGTTATGTCTGTTCCGGACGATTTGGCATGAGAGAAATTGTTGAACTTTTGAATCCATGGagaatttaattcaattgttaaGGGATTGTTTTGTTCTACCATCCTTTTCTTGGTCTAGGTTTTGTGTAGGAGTGGGCTACTCATCCATGTATGGTTTTGTGGACTGGGTAGGGTCAAACTAGTGTAACTCCTTTTCTATTTCACTTCCTTTGACAatctttgtatacttcctgtgtTCTTGGGTTTCACCCTTATTTGAGcggtgtttttaataaattattcttttgcctatcaaaaaaggaaaaggactGGTCTCTAGCATAAAGAGTAGACGTTACGGCTTCACTTTTCTGTTGGTTCTGGACTATTTTGTCAATTGAGTATTTTTATCCTCAGAAAAGAAATGACTGGGCATAACTTAACTGATTCATATCAATTTTTGCAATATGATTTTGCATTTAACagtaacatattttttatgtcaAGGATGTACACAGTATTTCCTGGTCCTGATACCTTTTATTTTGTGTGCACTTCTGTATAATATAAAGGTTTCAAACCTGCAAAACACATGGTATTTTCTGGTCTTTATCCGGCTGATGGCTCTGACTTTGAAGCACTTAACCATGCAATAGAAAGGCTGACATGCAATGATGCCAGTGTATCAGTTACTAAGGAGAGCAGCACAGCACTTGGTCTGGGTTTCAGGTATGGTGCCTTCTCACTggatttttttctcctttctatTGTTAGGTTGTGTGAGGGGGTTTACTTCTATTATATTTGACATTTTAGTTAGCATCAAATGGAGTATTTTGGTTAAGGTGACTGTGATCGTCTTTATACAGGTGTGGTTTCTTAGGCTTACTTCACATGGATGTTTTCCATCAGCGGCTTGAACAGGTAAATTTCCTTCTTTCAGTTGAGCATTTTTGCTTTAAGTGATTTTTTGTAATGCAGGTGAATACAAAAGATGGGACTTCTAGGCTCTGATCTATAGCGGTCTTACTACctaccattttcttttaacaCAAACAACTTCTTTCAGAACCATTCTACTTATTTTATCTGCCATTGTATTGTGAATGATAGGAGTATGGAGCTCACATAATTTCTACTGTTCCTACTGTGCCATATATTTTTGAGTACTCTGATGGAAGGTATGTAGCATATTTGGTCATTTCTCTTTAATGCTAGGTTCcacattttttttaccatataaTATGTATTGGTCTCTTGTTTAGCAAAATACAGGTCCAGAATCCTGCTGCATTAGCTTCAAATCCCGGTAAACGAGTAACAGCTTGTTGGGAACCTACAGTGATAGCTACAATTATTATTCCTAGTGAGTAAGCTCTCATGCTCCCTTTacattttacccttttttttggCTGCATTTAAAGCATTTATTCATCCTCTTTTTGGTTGTAATCTATTGAAGATATGTGGGGCCTGTTATTACACTTTGCTCTGAACGGAGAGGGGAGCAATTGGAGTACTCATTTATTGATAGGTAAGTTTTGCTCTAAGATAGTTGATGTTTTTCCTCAGAAGCACAAATTTATTGCTGATTATTCTtggttctttaattttttaaatgacacAATGAAATACATGGCTCAAACTACAGAGCTCACAAACCCACTTGTCGATGGCTTCACCTGGATACTTGAatctttttattgaataattttctttttctctagaaaCCAAGTGTGTTGAATTCTATATAGAATTCTGGGCCTTACTAATTTCCACTACCACTGGATATAGACTTTGGTTGATGATATTTTGCTTTCTGGTGGTAATTGCTGTCAATGGTTTTGTATATATCATTCCATAAACTAGATGAAAATTGAAGTATTGgctcttttaattttcatttatgcaGCCAACGAGCGTTTATGAAGTATCGCTTACCTTTGCGGGAAATTGTCGTGGACTTTTACAATGAATTGAAGAGTATAACATCAGGGTATGCGTCATTTGATTACGAGGATGCAGAGTAAGtgggctctctctctctctctctctttctctctctctctgagtCACACGCATGCATCCACCTAGGAAATTCTTGCCCCACCAATTGGGTGTGTGACCGATGTTTGCCCCATGAGAGGTATTGTAATCTCACATGGGTTCTGACTTATCAGACCAGAATTACTTATATGGGCACCTCAAGGGAAGCAAGTTGCTATAAGTTTTAACGACTCTTGGTTGCTTTTTTCTAATGTAAGTAATCATAACAATAAGTATTTTTGGCCCTTTCTAAACCAATTAATGTAaagaggataaagcaaggatgATTTCTAACACAGATGAAAACCTAGCCTTTACATTGGCCAAGCGATTTCTGAGGTCGTCCTTTCTTTACTGACCTTTAATGTATGATTTGAAATCCCAACACACTTGTAAAAGTACCTTAATGCAACCTTTCAGTATTCTAATTTTCTTTAGGCCCATTCTGAGTAGTCTCATCTTTGTAGCTGTAGCTAGAAATTGTTATTTGTTAATGGGTATGGGACAGCCATAATTCCTATCATGAGATAACCACATCTCCTAGGCTACCATGTTTCTACAGAATTTATTCCTTTGCTTTTCTATTTTGGACACATCTCGTAGACTTACTGTAAAAATGAGGGGTTTCTCTCTAATTTTTCCTTGTTGGGTTCTGTTAACAGATATCAAGCCTCTGATTTGGTGAAACTGGACATCCTTTTGAATGGACAACCTGTTGATGCGATGGCAACCATTGTTCATAATTTGAAGGCACAACGTGTAGGTCGTGAACTAGTGGAGAAGCTGAAGAAATTTATTGACAGGTCTGCTGTTTTTGAAGTTGATTAATTTCCAGTTAGCTCTTCTTGTTGTAGTAGTAGCCTGAAATTATTCTGGTTTTGAACAGGCAAATGTTCGAGATAGTAATACAAGCTGCTATTGGATCAAAGATTATTGCGAGGGAGACGTAAGTAAATTTATGGTTTTCCATTTTCACATAAATGGTATTGTGAAGATCATCATGTCAGAACTTTGTGATTGATTCCTTCCTTAAGGCTGTTTGCTttgacctctctctctctctctctctgttccTCTAAACTGTGGAGTTTCTG
Above is a genomic segment from Vitis riparia cultivar Riparia Gloire de Montpellier isolate 1030 chromosome 14, EGFV_Vit.rip_1.0, whole genome shotgun sequence containing:
- the LOC117930745 gene encoding translation factor GUF1 homolog, mitochondrial, with translation MGYLNGASKTLKSPKYLSLLCRHRSSAFSPFSPVTGCNPVKGLLGWHHFGWSHTFCSRSLQNSRDSSVDLSQYPPERIRNFSIIAHVDHGKSTLADRLLELTGTIKRGHGQPQYLDKLQVERERGITVKAQTATMFHRHNFDGSDVTIAQESPSFLLNLIDTPGHVDFSYEVSRSLAACQGVLLVVDAAQGVQAQTVANFYLAFESNLTIIPVINKIDQPTADPDHVKAQLKSMFDLDPSDALLTSAKTGQGLEQVLPAVIERIPPPPGKSCSPLRMLLLDSYYDEYKGVICHVAVVDGALRKGDKISSSATGHTYEVFDVGIMHPELKSTGVLLTGQVGYVVSGMRSTKEARVGDTLHHNKSIVEPLPGFKPAKHMVFSGLYPADGSDFEALNHAIERLTCNDASVSVTKESSTALGLGFRCGFLGLLHMDVFHQRLEQEYGAHIISTVPTVPYIFEYSDGSKIQVQNPAALASNPGKRVTACWEPTVIATIIIPSEYVGPVITLCSERRGEQLEYSFIDSQRAFMKYRLPLREIVVDFYNELKSITSGYASFDYEDAEYQASDLVKLDILLNGQPVDAMATIVHNLKAQRVGRELVEKLKKFIDRQMFEIVIQAAIGSKIIARETISAMRKNVLAKCYGGDVTRKRKLLEKQKEGKKRMKRVGSVDIPQEAFHELLKVS
- the LOC117930695 gene encoding ubiquitin-conjugating enzyme E2 2 — translated: MSTPARKRLMRDFKRLQQDPPAGISGAPHDNNIMLWNAVIFGPDDTPWDGGTFKLTLQFTEEYPNKPPTVRFVSRMFHPNIYADGSICLDILQNQWSPIYDVAAILTSIQSLLCDPNPNSPANSEAARMFSENKREYNRRVREIVEQSWTAD